TTTCCGATAAAGTTCATCCGGTGACAATCCGATGGACGAACATCACGTGCTCTGTTTCTGATAAAGCTTCTAAATCGGTTAGTTCATTGTTCTAATCACTGCATGTGGCAATTGTAGTTCAGGATTGTTTGTAAGTGACCTATTTAGGTTTATTAGGATGCGCTTAGTGGAAATAGTTGCAGAATGATGTTGTTTTTGTTAGGTTTGTGACAATTAGGTGTAATTGTGTGGTTTATATGTTCATCTATGGCTGCCTGTATGGATATTTAAAGCTTCTAAATCGGTTAGTTTATGGTTCTATTCACTGCATGTTGCGATTGTAGTTCAGGATTGTTTGTAACTGACTTGTCTGTGTTTATTAGCATGCGATTAGTGAGAATTGTTGCAGAACGATGCTGTGTTCGTTAATTTTGTGATAATTAGGTGCAATTGTGCGGTTGATACATTCATCTATGATTGCCTTAAGTGGAAATTAGATTATATGTGTGTTATTAAGGCCTTTGAGTACGTGAAACCTGTGATTTGAATTGTGCTTGTAAGTCAGTTTATGTATCTATTCACTGCATATTTAAATTTTATACTTCAGGATTGTCTGTAACAGACCTATTTGCGTTTATTAGCATGCGGTAAGTGAATATTGTTGCAGAATAATgtcatttctgtcaattttgtgTTAATTAGGTGAAATTGTGCGGTTAGCGTGTTCGTCCATGGTTGCCTGTAACTGACCTACTTGTGTTTATTAGCATGCCTTTAGTGTAAATTGTTTCAGAATGATGTCATTCTCTATTAAATTTGAGTCAATCAGGTGCAATTATGCGGTTAATACGTTCATATATGACCGCCTCATATGGAGATTAGATCATATGTGTGTTATTAAGTAATTCAACTATTCAAGTACTTGAAACTGGTGATTAATTTGTGCTTGTAAACGAACTAGTAACCAGTTGATTTTAATGTAAAACAACAATATGGTAGATTACTTTCTGGTCTTCATGTTAGATTTTTATTTCGCAGGTGCGATTCTTGCTTAAAAACGTGTGTGGAGAGGCGAAACCTGGAAGGCTGCTTGCAATAATGGGTCCATCAGGATCGGGGAAGACAACTCTCCTCAATATGCTAGCAGGTCAGACTGCAGCATCTTCTAGGCTGCACTTATCGGGCCTCTTGGAGGTTAACGGTCAACGAATGTCAAACAAGTCCTTCAAGTAAGTTATGCTTCCACAAATCTCATCATTTGTTTTATAGAAAGTTAAGCCCGTTATTGACGAATTACCGCGTTATAAAATCTTCACAGGTTTGCTTATGTCAGACAAGAGGACCTTTTCTTCTCCCAGTTAACCGTGCGCGAGACATTGTCTCTTGCAGCTGAACTCCAACTGAAGGACACGTATTCAAAGGAAGATAAAGATGAATACATAAACAATCTTTTGTTCAAATTAGGTTTGGTGAGTTTCATTACTATCTTCAGTTTTTATCTGATAATGTAGATTGATAATTAAGTGTCTTAAGTGTTCCATTTAGGTCATTCAGTCTAAACAGGTATAATAAATTACACAACAGTGGAACAATTCCATGATATCATCCCTTGATAGTTAATTTAGGGGTGAgcaataaccgaaccgttaaCGGAGTCCGAACTGAAAACCGAAGAAGCCGAACGGAAATTAACTGAAAATCAGTTATCGTTTTTTTTGTACCATCAGTTAACCGAAATCAACCAAACCGGACTGAACcatttatattttaatatatttctagcttttataccttcaTTAGTTCATTTCATGCTTTATACTACCATGCTATTTTACCtccattttatttatttatacctccatttcattatttatacatctatttcatgtatttatacatccattacatgtatttctaagTAAAAAAATAGCCCTTGTTTGgtttggttattaaccgaaccgaaaGCCGACAACTTAACTGAATAAACTGAACCGATTAACCAATGACTTCAGTTACGGTTTCGGTtaatgctaataaccgaaccAAGCACACCCCTAATAGTTATATTAGAAAAATTAAGTTGATTATGCAATATTGTTCTCGATTTCACATGTCATTTACTCTTTTACTTTAAAAGGTTAGTTGTGCGGATACGCGAGTTGGGGATGCGAAAGTTCGCGGAGTAAGTGGAGGCGAGAAAAAACGGTTAGCAATGGCTTGTGAACTAATTGCTAGTCCTTCGGTTATATTTGCTGACGAACCAACAACCGGTAAGCATTATTTTAACCTATATAATGTCTTTTCACcaaattttttttactaaaatgTATTATAAATTATAGGACTAGATGCATTTCAAGCAGAGAAAGTAATGGAAACACTTAGACAACTTGCACAAGATGGACACACAGTAATATGCTCAATACACCAACCAAGAGGTTCGGTGTACGCAAAATTTGACGATATCGTGTTGCTGGCGGAGGGTGAACTTGTATACGCTGGTCCAGCTGGCGATGAACCACTGACTTACTTTTCAAAATTCGGGTTGTTACTTGTTAACTAGCTGAAATATTGTACACCGTCTTGTTTTTGGTAAAATTACAAACTGATAATCGGTTATCTGTTATCATAACAGGTATGTTTGTCCGGATCATGTAAACCCGGCTGAGTTTCTTgctgatttgatatcggttgacTATAGTTCATCCGACAGTGTTGACTCTTCTCGGAAAAGGATCGATAGCCTTGTGGAATCATTTTCTGAACAGATTTCATCAACGTTTTATGCAACAACAATCACTAAAAGTGTGGTCTTGAAGGAAAATAAGAAATTAAGAAGAAAACCTGCAGCCAAAGGAATCATTGGTTGGTGGAGGCAGTTTTCATTGCTCCTTAAACGTGCGTGGATGCAGGTAACCGTTATCATTCATCATGTGTATTTGTTTTCATGAAAAGTTAGTGTTCAGATAGTTGAGGTATATGTATTTAGAGGTGCCTAATTTAAACCAATAAAAACGATTACTTATGAACATGTTGAAAGTTGttcaaacttcaaaatcaattttcaCAGTACATAGTCTCCTAAATTGTTTTGTTCAAAGAGTTTAATTGTCATTGTAATAGCGTTATATTTCTAATcctaattatatatataacattTTAGTTGACATTAGTGTCATATCTAGCTacagtgttttgttttgttttgtttttcttttgtacCTCAACCCCTGAACTTTCAGCATTGACACTTACACCCCTGAgctttctaatttttttttgtaaaatgtcattttgaccCTCTCGAgtttttacgtgcttatttttatgtacgtggtTCTAATATAATACGCTTTCGTGCTTCTTTTTGTGTACATTTTCGGTTGGTCTACGTTTTAACACAAATTTTGTTCAGAAACGAGtcgagtcaaatataatacgttttcaccagcggtataaattcgagttacctTACGTTTCAACGCCGCCGACACGCACGGTACCgttttttaactttaaaaaacactattttcttacgtgcttatttttaagtacgttttggtataaatccAACTATCCAAGTTGGTTTACGTAAAATTTTCTTGGTAATaagttaggtcaaatataatacgttttcgtgtgcgttttcagttggtctacattttgacgtaaatttgTTCGGAAACGAGTCGAGTCAAATTCAAGTTATTTTATTTTCGACGCCACCACAACGCATTGCGGGTCAAAATACTAGTTAACACATTATTAGTTATTGATAAAAAAAGTTGGATCAATAAGTGTATGCGGGTCAGTCTGTTTCCACCCAAAACCGGTGCGTTTCACACATTCTAAATATGACAGGTTTCCGCATGACCCGATATCGAACTCAACCATCTAAACACCAGTGGGTTAGAATAATCGAGGCATATTCTATTATCATATGACTGACATTGGTGCAAAATTAACCAGGCTTCCCGTGACGGGCCCACAAATGCCGTCAGGACAAGGATGTCAATCGCATCAGCTTTAATTTTTGGGTCTGTTTTTTGGAGAATCGGAAAGTCTCAAACATCAATACAGGATAGAATGGGCTTGCTTCAGGTATGTTCATGACCACTTTGCGATATATTATTGCCCATATAAAtctttgagtaaaatgccatttttgtccctgaggtttgtttttttcgcatctggatccaaaaggtttgaaatcttgccattttcatccgtcatgttaactccatccatttttcttcgttaagtcaggggtattactgtctttttagacatttttttgaaaactaaaaacactataagaaataaagtcaacagaggtggatctttatttcttatagtgtttttagtttaatgaaaaaaatatataaaaaggcgataatacccctgacttaacggagaaaaatggatggagttaacgattcggatgaaaatggcaagatttcaaactttttggatccaaatgcggaaaaacaaatcttaggacgaaagttgcaaaactggccaaacctcagggacgaaaatggcattttagtTAAATCTTTTGATAGCTTTAAAACGTCATAGAAATAGTATCTTCCAATACATATTCCATCTATCACAATTTAATACGTGTCTTATTTGTGGTTTTCTCATAGGTTGCTGCTATAAACACTGCAATGGCCGCACTTACAAAAACTGTTGGCGTTTTTCCAAAAGAACGTGCGATAGTAGATCGAGAGCGTGCAAAGGGTTCTTATTTATTAGGACCGTACTTGTTATCTAAGTTAATTGCTGAGATCCCTGTTGGAGCTGCATTTCCTTTATTATTTGGCACAATTCTTTATCCCATGGCACGTCTTCATCCAACTTTATCTAGGTAATGATATTTAttgaatgtttaaaaaaaaaaagaataaaaggccattttcgtccctgaggtctggccagttttgcgactttcatccaaaggtttgtttttccgcatctggatcctaaaggtttaaaatcttgccatttcatcaggctcgttaactccatccatctATCTCCATTAAGTCAgaggtattttcgtcttttttgttagcTTAAAGGGCatttcggtctttttcactttaggATTCGCTTGTACATTATGTTAAATGCTTGTAcgtaaagtgaaaaagaccgattTGCccttaacaaaaaagacgaacataccccttgacttaacggagaaaaatggatggagttaacgagccggaagaaaacggcaagatttcaaaccttttggatgcGGAAAGACAAACCTTTGGACGGAAGTCGCAAaattggccaaacctcagggatgaaaatgacattttactcaaaaaaaaactagttatcaGGATAGAATATGTGTAAAAAGTTTTATCCTTTTCAGATTCGGGAAGTTTAGTGGAATAGTGACTGTGGAATCTTTTGCTGCGTCAGCAATGGGCTTAACTGTTGGTGCTATGGCTCCGACCACTGAAGCAGCTTTGGCATTGGGCCCGTCTTTGATGACTGTGTTTATCGTATTTGGTGGATATTATGTGAATGCCGATAATACCCCCATCATCTTTCGTTGGATTCCCCGTGTTTCTCTCATAAGATGGTTGAGTAGATTTTTTACTTATGTTGcagtaaaaaaaagttttttattCGTTAAGAAATAGCGTTTTCTTGCTTCGTCTGAAAATCGTATTTGGTTGTTACTACAGGGCGTTTCAAGGACTTTGCATTAATGAATTTAAAGGCCTCGAGTTCGATCATCAAAATTCTTTTGATATTCAAAACGGAGAACAGGTGAGTGAATCACATGCATCCTTAGTTTTGTAGAAATGGGTCAGATTGGGTCGTATAAATAGTtaggtagggctgtaaacgaacacgaacttgttcgtgttcgttcattaagtaaTAAACATGCtcatgaacggttcacgaacgCTTACCAAACGAGATTTCTTGTCTGTGTTttttcattaaggaaatgaacatgtTCCTGAACACTAaccgaacacaaacgaacaaaaacaaatgttcatgaacataaatgaacacaaaggAACGTTATATATACATTTTATAATAAAATCTGCAGTTGTCATAAAAAAGATTACAAAGAatccaccaaaaaaaaaaattaagtacTTAACATAACTATCCGAATATAGTTGACATAATTATCATAAACATAATTAACACAAAAACTAAGAAGTTTGTCAAGAAGCTTTAATACAAACCGAAATTGAAATGGTCAAATGAGAGATGTTGGCGGAGTTGTACAATATAAACTATGGTTTCAAAGTTTCTAAAACTAAAcctataaaataaaaatataacttaaaaaaacctttaaatgaacgaacacaaatgaacataaacaaacaaacataaatgaacacattaCCGAAGTTCACAAACATAAACGAATGAACGCAACCTATGTTCATGTTCTTTTTTTAACTTATCGAACACAATTTCTTGTTCGtgtgttcatttattaaacgaatgaATATAAACGAACatactgttcgctgaacgttcagttcatttacagccctataGTTAGAGGCACATGTGGAATATGTTAAATGGACCAACTACCACGGCCCGTTTCAAGTCGAACCTGTTTTGACCCGTCACTCAACCTGTCTGACCCAAACCATTTATATATCACGTGATACAGGCTTTAGAGAGGCTCTCTTTCGGGGGTAGCACGATATCCGAGACAGTGATGGCCCAAAGTAGAATTCTGTTATTCTGGTATTATACCACATACGTCCTTCTAGAGAAGAACAAGCCCAAATACCAACCACTTGAACCACCACCCATTGACCAACTTGACGAACCCGAACCACAAATAGAACCGGATGAGCCTGTGGAAAGCGATGACTCACCAGGCCAATCGTTCGAGATACTCGAGACTCCAAATGTTGACCAAGGTAAACCCGATCCACTGCAGCTTGAACCTCCTCCGGCTGCAGCCCAACCTAGTCTGTTTGAGCTAGACGGTTTGTGATTATCGAACTGTTTTGTTTCATTGATCTCGTACAGGTTCTTCGATATAAAGATTTGCATGCATGCTCCATGGTGGAAAAATAAGCAACATGCAGTTACCTAGTAACTGTGTCCTAGGTAGATCTCAGTAGCGGTTTCGGTTAAACTTGTCGGATTATAGTTTACATATGAAAAAGAAAGATCTAATCTACTGGTGGCTTCTTGTCACGTACTAATGACTGGATCTTTAATATAATCCTTCATGAATTTCTGGTAGATATTTTTGTGTTCATCTTTCGTTAATTATCTCATTATTTTGGGGCCCCGAAATATAACTCCGTCGATTTTGTTTTGTGTACTTTCGTTACTATCTATCTTATGTATTAATAAAAAGTTAACTCTGAATAAAATATATTCTTTGCAATAAGTTAAAAACAGTGTTTTCAGGACCCAGCCGGTCTGACCAGAAAGTTGTTTACACAATTGGTCAGGTAGATCGGGTACACTTGAATCGTCTTCATTTGCGCCGGCTGCTTATGGCATCGAATGGTCGCCTGGTTAAgcggattttttttttaaatatatttattatttatttaaagaTCTTATTTACCGATTCATTTACTATTTCAGACTATTTCATTTGTTTATTACAGGCGTACGAGTCGGTTGTGTAAACGTAGTGACTAAACAGGAGTAATATTCATAATTTAATCTATTAATAATAGAAAGTATTAATCATTATCAGATGAGAGTCCaagaggaggatgttcctaaaacggcttttcgaacgtgttacgggcactatgagtttttagttatgccgtttgggttgataAACgcgccagcggtcttcatggatctcatgaaccgtgtatgcaaaccgtatctcgacgacttcgttatcgtgttcattgacgacattctgatctattcaAAGAGTAAGGAAGATCACGTACGTTTATAGTTAGAGTTCGTCAACAaactataatataatataatatagatAATCAAtcaattaaatataataatatataaagaaaATCAAATACAATATAGGGAAGCTTTTTATCTTGATtaattgattattatttttttctgaTAGAGACTTATCAAATAAAACAAACATTAATGATATGTCGTTCTTATTGTTAGTCCTTATCTTCATTTTAATGTGTCTTTATTGTTGGATTACCTAATGTTCATAAACAAGCTTTCTGTGTTTTTATTGTTGGATTACCTAATGTTCATAAACAAGCTTTCAAAACATATCAATTCAGCAAAAATCAATTGATTCTACAGACATATTTACTTCATTTCTCCTAAAAATACATACATAGAGCTATATATATGTCAAAAAatgatttatttttaaataaaattacattttaaaataataattttttaaaGAATTAGTATCTAAATGGTGGTCCACCAACTCCATACACCCCAGATCTCCACCCCATAAACTAAAAAGGTGCTAACTAATCTCTTTTAACTAATCTAAACGTCACGTTATTTTTTGGACgctttaaaataaatattattcatATATCAACTTCTAAAGATTGTTCTTTTCTATCTTCAAAGATATACAATACTTTTTTATTTCAAATTATTAGTAGGTTATTTTGTTTCTCTTGTtctgttttatatatttttattttgacaTTATTGAAATTAACAAGTTGTTGTTtggttttttaataaaaaataagcaTGCCATTATATCAGATTACTATCATAAAAgatcaattttttttctttagaCTACAAAGACTAAATTATAAGAATCAGAGACAAATATCATATTAATATATGTAGTTTGTGTTTTTTGATAAAAGATTAATACCATAAAAATCTAAGGTACTTGCTAATTTCGTAATAAGACACTAGCTAACCCAATTTTAGTATATTAAATCTctttaacttgtttaaaactactttttatttttcttagaaAAGTAAGTATTTACATATTAAAAGTATCAAAATTTGATGAAGTAACACGCAATCAAAATATTGACATGGATGATTATTTTATTATACTCAAAATATTGACAAGGATAATCATTTTATTATACAAGATGTTACATCTATGTTTTACAACTTGTATAACTGTAAACGAAGTTGACATTCAAGTTAATACGTATAATAGGTTTAAaacaaatctatactatataataaaagaaacctgtgttttgagacacttgtcattctctcatttaattgattaaaattattaataatactaataataataatatttaatctaaactaatacaaattcttattattaataatatttaatcaaatctaaaatctaatctaatacaaatttttattatcaataatatttaatcaaatctagaAAAAAATGTTTAAATTTTCACACTTATATTTAGATAAACAAATAGGTTTTTGTTATACGTAACACTTTTTTACAATTTATTCTATATAATACGAAAAAATAGTTAAATCTTCACACTTATATTTAGATAAACAAATGGTTTTTGTTATACGTAACACTTTTTTACAATTACAAGTATAAACTTTGTAAGTGTGTCGAATATTATTATATCTGTATACTTATAAAGATAGACcttttttatataaaactaagttagaaccccgtgtattacacgggttgaataaatataattttatatattaaataataaaaagttatatttttatgaaccccgtatattgtacgggttaaataaatgtaaatttatatatcaaataacaaaaaaagttatatctttaaaaaccatgtgtattatacagattaaataaatgtaattttgtatactaaatactaaaaatatcgtatctttaaaaacccgtgtataatcgggttgaataaatctaccaaataataaaaaaaaaattaaatccttaaaaaccccgtatgttacacgtgttgaatagatctaaaaagagttatatctttaaaaaccatgtgtattacacatattaaacaaatgtaattttgtatattaaatactaaaaacgtcatatctttaaaaacccatTTATAGTTgagttgaaaaatctaccaaataataaaaaaattatatcctacgtaaatgtaattttgtatattaaatattaaaaacgtcgtatctttaaaaaaccccgtgtatagCCGGGTTGAAAAAtcaatcaaataataaaaaaaattatatccttaaaaatctcgcgttttacacgagtagaataaatataattttgtatatcaaataataaaaaagttatgtttttaaataattaggataatatttaatattaatttattatttacatatttaatataagataaatagataagagaggtatttgttttaaaaaaaattaaattaacaatttagatttgaggataatattttattaaagtatgataagatttaatattaaagatcatttactaacttttttattatttggtatataaaattacattcatttaactcgtgtaataaatgaggttttttaaagatgtattattttattatttggtaaacaatattacatttattcaactggagtctccccccttgtcgggctcaaggacaagggctttgtcgtagggcaagcggtgctcaaggcagaggcgagcaaagtggcaaaacatgagaaagcctgcctggagaatcaacatgtgtttgtcccgtttgcgtttgatacctttggtggtctcgctcctgacgttgtgcgacttttgaatcgggttcaaaaagtcgttaatagtaattcttcgtcgctaaaggtttcaaactttgtatttagtagaattggtttttctattcaaaagggggtggcggcgcaacttgttgcccgactacctaccattgctttgtaattgcccttttcaTGTGGAATGTTATTACTTTAAAATAAAATtcttattcttacaaaaaaaaaaaattattcaacccgtgtaatacatgtggttttaaagatataaatttttttatttggtatataaagtTACATTAATTCAATCCATACAATATGattcttatatatataactttttattatttaatataaaaagttatatttatttaacctgtGCAATAAAgtaagtttttaaagatataatgttttattatttagtatataaatttatttactcaacccgtgtaatacacggggttataacctagtttacACATATTTAAAACTAGTTTCACGTTACAAAATTAGTTTATGCAAATTTCAAGTTCAAAACAAAAAGCAAATAttaattttatataaaatatatttcacacatattttaaattattttcacgTTACAAAATTAGTTTGTGCAAATGTCCAGTACAAAATAC
The sequence above is drawn from the Helianthus annuus cultivar XRQ/B chromosome 12, HanXRQr2.0-SUNRISE, whole genome shotgun sequence genome and encodes:
- the LOC110895542 gene encoding ABC transporter G family member 7 isoform X1; this translates as MVRISGKGGGVGQILAAVAAALLLRLFSGPGPAYLPETETEEEENDGAISDSEASVSDKVHPVTIRWTNITCSVSDKASKSVRFLLKNVCGEAKPGRLLAIMGPSGSGKTTLLNMLAGQTAASSRLHLSGLLEVNGQRMSNKSFKFAYVRQEDLFFSQLTVRETLSLAAELQLKDTYSKEDKDEYINNLLFKLGLVSCADTRVGDAKVRGVSGGEKKRLAMACELIASPSVIFADEPTTGLDAFQAEKVMETLRQLAQDGHTVICSIHQPRGSVYAKFDDIVLLAEGELVYAGPAGDEPLTYFSKFGYVCPDHVNPAEFLADLISVDYSSSDSVDSSRKRIDSLVESFSEQISSTFYATTITKSVVLKENKKLRRKPAAKGIIGWWRQFSLLLKRAWMQASRDGPTNAVRTRMSIASALIFGSVFWRIGKSQTSIQDRMGLLQVAAINTAMAALTKTVGVFPKERAIVDRERAKGSYLLGPYLLSKLIAEIPVGAAFPLLFGTILYPMARLHPTLSRFGKFSGIVTVESFAASAMGLTVGAMAPTTEAALALGPSLMTVFIVFGGYYVNADNTPIIFRWIPRVSLIRWAFQGLCINEFKGLEFDHQNSFDIQNGEQALERLSFGGSTISETVMAQSRILLFWYYTTYVLLEKNKPKYQPLEPPPIDQLDEPEPQIEPDEPVESDDSPGQSFEILETPNVDQGKPDPLQLEPPPAAAQPSLFELDGL
- the LOC110895542 gene encoding ABC transporter G family member 7 isoform X2; the encoded protein is MVRISGKGGGVGQILAAVAAALLLRLFSGPGPAYLPETETEEEENDGAISDSEASVSDKVHPVTIRWTNITCSVSDKASKSVRFLLKNVCGEAKPGRLLAIMGPSGSGKTTLLNMLAGQTAASSRLHLSGLLEVNGQRMSNKSFKFAYVRQEDLFFSQLTVRETLSLAAELQLKDTYSKEDKDEYINNLLFKLGLVSCADTRVGDAKVRGVSGGEKKRLAMACELIASPSVIFADEPTTGLDAFQAEKVMETLRQLAQDGHTVICSIHQPRGSVYAKFDDIVLLAEGELVYAGPAGDEPLTYFSKFGYVCPDHVNPAEFLADLISVDYSSSDSVDSSRKRIDSLVESFSEQISSTFYATTITKSVVLKENKKLRRKPAAKGIIGWWRQFSLLLKRAWMQASRDGPTNAVRTRMSIASALIFGSVFWRIGKSQTSIQDRMGLLQVAAINTAMAALTKTVGVFPKERAIVDRERAKGSYLLGPYLLSKLIAEIPVGAAFPLLFGTILYPMARLHPTLSRFGKFSGIVTVESFAASAMGLTVGAMAPTTEAALALGPSLMTVFIVFGGYYVNADNTPIIFRWIPRVSLIRWAFQGLCINEFKGLEFDHQNSFDIQNGEQALERLSFGGSTISETVMAQSRILLFWYYTTYVLLEKNKPKYQPLEPPPIDQLDEPEPQIEPDEPVESDDSPGQSFEILETPNVDQGSSI